The Deltaproteobacteria bacterium DNA window CTCGGACTGCCGCCCGTGGTGAGCGAGCTCGTCAAAAAACCCCGCGGCCTCATCCTCGTGACCGGCCCCACGGGCAGCGGAAAGTCCACGACACTCGCCTCCATGGTCGACTGGATAAACCAGGAGCGCGAGGACCACATAATAACCATCGAGGACCCCATCGAGTACCTCCACGTATCGAAGACCTCGCTCGTGAACCAGCGCGAGGTGGGCTCGGACACCCATGCCTTCAAGAAGGCCCTCAAGTACGTGCTTCGCCAGGACCCCGACGTGGTGCTGCTCGGCGAGCTGCGCGACATGGAGACCATCGAGACGGCGCTGACCATAGCCGAGACCGGTCACCTCTGTTTCGCCACCCTCCACACCAACTCCTGCGTCCAGACCATAAACAGGATAATCGACGTCTTTCCATCGCACCAGCAGCCCCAGATCCGCGCCCAGCTCTCCTTCGTGCTCGAGGGCGTGCTCTCGCAGCTTCTCGTCATAAGGGCCGACGGCAAGGGCCGGGTCCTCGCCATGGAGGTCATGGTCCCCAACTCGGCCATAAGAAACCTCATAAGGGAGGACAAGATACACCAGGTGTACTCGCAGATGCAGGTCGGCCAGGCCAAGTTCGGGATGCAGACGATGAACCAGAGCCTGATGACGCTCTTTTCCAAGAGGCTCATAACGGCCGAGGACGCCCTTGGCCGCAGCTCCGAGCCCGACGAGCTGCGCCAGATGATGGTCAACGCCGGGCTCCTGAGGGGAGGCGGGGCGTCGGGGGACCGGCAGCGCCCCGGTGGAATGGGCGGCGCAAGGACGCTTTGAGCCATGCCTACCTTTGTCTACACGGGCAAGTCCTCGACGGGCGAGGTGAAGAAGGGGGAGATATCGGCCGCCAGCATCGCGCAGGCCACGGCCGCGCTGCGGCGCCAGCAGATAATCCCCACCTCGCTCACCGAGAAGAAGAGCGGGCTTGCGGCCCTGAGCGAGATAAAACTGCCCGGCATGACGAGGAAGGTCACGACCAAGGAGATCGTGGTCTTCACGCGCCAGTTCGCCACCATGATAGACGCGGGGCTCCCGCTCGTCCAGTGTCTCGAGATACTGTCCGATCAGCAGGAGAACCCGGAGTT harbors:
- a CDS encoding PilT/PilU family type 4a pilus ATPase, which codes for MAEESGQKLGLQELLKVMVDKGGSDLHIAAGSPPRMRLHGKLKPMSVNPLTGTDTRRLCYSVLTDSQKHKFEEENELDFSFGLKGLSRFRGNLFIQRGTVAGVFRAIPFKIKTFQDLGLPPVVSELVKKPRGLILVTGPTGSGKSTTLASMVDWINQEREDHIITIEDPIEYLHVSKTSLVNQREVGSDTHAFKKALKYVLRQDPDVVLLGELRDMETIETALTIAETGHLCFATLHTNSCVQTINRIIDVFPSHQQPQIRAQLSFVLEGVLSQLLVIRADGKGRVLAMEVMVPNSAIRNLIREDKIHQVYSQMQVGQAKFGMQTMNQSLMTLFSKRLITAEDALGRSSEPDELRQMMVNAGLLRGGGASGDRQRPGGMGGARTL